One stretch of Arthrobacter polaris DNA includes these proteins:
- the istA gene encoding IS21 family transposase encodes MADYRHIMSLLVRGYSYRDVQAXGGCSHRTIAKARQILEAEAFTTEDQVKALTAEDVDRLFTDGRKAASGEFVPIDIEAVVAARIGRKKPPLKVLWARYLENPVSGTARFYGYDRFCEIVAEHVRVNDLTSPITHAPGRTMQVDWAGTRMQLTDPITRDTRQVSMFVASLPYSGMIFAHGFLDEKMAAWCDAHRRAFEYFDGVCQVIVPDNASTASNQISRYXKARDVNQSYAAFLEHYQCAAAPTRAAAPKEKGNVEAGVKVVTNWVIHYLADRRFTDLDELNEAVAEQVEVINDRTPFRGEARSRRAWFQEMEHAELMELPAQRWQQVQWRKAKVSXDWHVQVDTAKYSVPNQHAGQVLDVRIVGEQVTILAGGDIVATHQRATRRNSFVTDDSHAPAGYEDTSLLWTRAYFLRQAAKVGPYTEQALRQLLDRLKIEAQGYRSCMNILGLGKGNNRSLLEAACRTLCTQEPVRLVSYTALKHQISVERAAHTGRPLVQDPPAHGPGAPPAPALGSRDTRGAHLGGISQFSLEALTRTTGAADGKEAGHA; translated from the coding sequence ATGGCTGATTATCGACACATCATGTCCCTGCTGGTGCGGGGCTACTCTTATCGGGACGTCCAAGCGTTNGGAGGGTGTTCGCATCGCACGATTGCGAAGGCTCGCCAGATCCTTGAAGCCGAGGCGTTCACGACCGAGGATCAGGTCAAGGCGTTGACGGCGGAGGACGTGGACCGTTTGTTCACGGACGGGAGGAAGGCAGCGTCCGGTGAGTTTGTCCCGATCGATATCGAGGCGGTGGTCGCGGCCAGGATTGGCCGGAAGAAGCCGCCGTTGAAGGTGTTGTGGGCCCGCTACCTCGAGAACCCCGTGAGTGGGACGGCACGGTTTTATGGGTATGACCGTTTCTGCGAGATCGTGGCCGAGCATGTGCGTGTCAATGATCTAACGAGCCCCATCACCCATGCGCCAGGGCGCACGATGCAGGTAGATTGGGCCGGGACACGGATGCAGCTGACGGATCCGATCACCCGGGACACAAGGCAAGTCTCGATGTTCGTGGCGTCGTTGCCGTATTCAGGGATGATCTTCGCCCACGGTTTCCTCGATGAGAAGATGGCGGCATGGTGCGACGCGCACCGGCGTGCGTTTGAGTACTTTGACGGGGTCTGCCAAGTCATCGTGCCCGACAACGCATCGACGGCATCGAACCAGATCAGCCGCTACGANAAAGCCAGGGACGTGAACCAGTCCTATGCCGCGTTCTTGGAGCATTACCAGTGCGCAGCCGCCCCGACCCGAGCCGCAGCACCGAAGGAGAAGGGCAACGTTGAGGCTGGTGTGAAGGTCGTGACGAATTGGGTCATTCACTATCTGGCTGACCGGCGCTTCACGGACCTTGATGAGTTAAACGAGGCCGTCGCCGAACAGGTGGAGGTCATCAATGACCGGACCCCGTTCCGTGGGGAGGCCCGCTCCCGCCGGGCATGGTTCCAAGAGATGGAGCATGCGGAGCTTATGGAGTTGCCGGCGCAACGGTGGCAACAGGTCCAGTGGCGCAAGGCCAAGGTCTCCAGNGACTGGCACGTACAGGTTGATACGGCCAAGTATTCCGTGCCGAACCAGCACGCCGGGCAAGTGTTGGATGTGCGGATTGTTGGTGAGCAGGTCACGATCCTGGCCGGCGGGGACATCGTCGCCACCCACCAGCGTGCTACCCGGCGTAACAGCTTTGTCACCGACGACTCCCATGCCCCGGCCGGGTACGAGGACACCTCACTGTTGTGGACCAGAGCCTACTTCCTGCGGCAGGCGGCGAAGGTCGGCCCCTACACAGAGCAGGCATTGAGGCAGTTGTTGGACCGGTTGAAGATCGAGGCCCAGGGCTACCGATCTTGCATGAATATCTTGGGCCTGGGCAAGGGCAATAACCGCAGTCTGCTCGAGGCGGCCTGCCGAACCCTGTGCACCCAGGAGCCAGTTCGGCTGGTCAGCTACACGGCGCTCAAGCACCAGATCAGCGTGGAGCGGGCAGCCCATACCGGGCGCCC
- a CDS encoding IS30 family transposase, producing the protein MRGFLTKXDQGTEMARHAQLTVATDLPVYFAHPHSPXERPSNENTNGLIREYRPKGIELTSHQPYLDSIADELKDRPRAVLGFLTPREVFTKLLNV; encoded by the coding sequence GCGCGGGTTTCTAACCAAAGNNGATCAAGGCACTGAGATGGCCCGTCACGCCCAGCTGACTGTGGCTACGGACCTTCCCGTCTATTTCGCACATCCCCACTCGCCGTGNGAGAGGCCATCGAACGAGAACACCAACGGGCTCATCCGGGAGTACCGGCCCAAGGGCATCGAGCTCACCAGTCACCAGCCCTATCTGGACTCCATTGCCGACGAACTCAAGGACCGGCCCCGCGCCGTCCTGGGATTCCTCACACCACGAGAAGTATTCACCAAGCTACTCAATGTATAG